One window from the genome of Nitrospirota bacterium encodes:
- a CDS encoding tetratricopeptide repeat protein encodes MSIIHRSLKKIDRQAAENPPSLAMSRQAARGGPPPQADGRRRGQINVRVVVLLIAIVITGLLAWFIRGDAFTELMIKIGVVKTPKYELAPGIGDTPEKLGVPMPKNLQDVQPERGETPGAGGSQAFHADPVQVKVAGMYNDEGKALFAKADYEGARDKFLEALKRDPTSGEYNSNVGLTLKMLGRLSDAQTHYKRAIEIDPGCVECMNNLAVVWMQMGQSEQAKALFNQAIAANSRYADAHLNLAIMLEREGNWQEAGRHYAQYKDLAENLDPEILKGLNRRIRLGG; translated from the coding sequence ATGAGCATTATCCACAGATCGCTCAAGAAAATTGATCGCCAGGCGGCGGAGAATCCTCCGTCCTTGGCGATGTCGCGCCAAGCTGCGCGCGGAGGGCCGCCTCCGCAGGCGGATGGGCGCCGCCGGGGCCAGATCAACGTCCGGGTGGTGGTTCTCCTGATCGCCATTGTGATCACGGGGCTGCTCGCATGGTTCATCCGAGGCGATGCGTTCACCGAGTTGATGATCAAGATCGGCGTCGTGAAGACGCCGAAATACGAATTGGCGCCCGGCATTGGAGACACACCCGAGAAGCTGGGTGTGCCGATGCCCAAGAACCTCCAGGACGTGCAGCCGGAAAGAGGCGAGACGCCGGGGGCGGGTGGGTCGCAGGCTTTCCATGCCGATCCGGTGCAGGTGAAGGTGGCCGGAATGTATAACGACGAGGGCAAGGCGCTTTTCGCGAAGGCGGACTATGAGGGCGCCCGGGACAAGTTCCTGGAGGCCCTGAAGCGTGATCCCACATCGGGGGAGTACAACAGCAACGTGGGCCTGACGCTCAAGATGCTTGGGCGGCTGTCTGACGCGCAAACCCACTACAAGCGGGCCATCGAGATCGATCCCGGCTGCGTAGAGTGCATGAACAACCTGGCGGTGGTGTGGATGCAGATGGGGCAGAGTGAGCAGGCCAAAGCCCTCTTCAATCAGGCCATCGCGGCCAATTCGCGCTACGCGGACGCCCATCTCAACCTGGCCATCATGCTGGAGAGGGAAGGAAACTGGCAGGAAGCCGGCCGGCACTACGCTCAATACAAGGACCTCGCGGAAAACCTCGATCCGGAAATTCTCAAGGGCCTTAACCGAAGGATCCGGCTGGGCGGGTAA
- a CDS encoding AAA family ATPase → MYEHFFRLKEGPFGTTPDPAFFYLSAKHQAALDHLVYGVRYRRGFLLITGDVGTGKTTLCRRLLDQLPDNTSTALVLNPLFSDQRQLLRAIMKDFEVPYGSAASASEEIEALNQFLLERSRADGNAVVIIDEGQHLSNDSLEMVRLLSNLETEKKKLLQIILVGQPELRDRLQEPVLRPLNQRLTVKFHLLPLDRNETREYIYFRLKKAGSQGEIEFFEPALDLIFTYTEGYPRRINLLCERVLLAAYSRESFIIDRGIVEDAMRDLEGDQPEQKIHLPRPRRASWTIHAKKAARKGLRYAGVGAAGTAFLAAGFMAGGFFEKVDLRSLTSQLLGATIETASAPEGSADPDRSEAAGATPSADAAATPKSAERAGWSATPSAFAKSERVTLSSGRIMSEYLRLWGVALTPPMVEALDRVDVQGLAQLEPVQAAGLSYLELPFSADIARKIGYPCLMNLKADGVAGDRLALLRSVEDNGFRVLDPVYGERLVDENSLVQTSQDVMIYLWRDYYEGQDFKKDTSGPWVARLQKDLVDLGYYRGVITGYYGTLTDQALREFQRQHALPDHGGPDVVVRMLIAKELGEEVPSL, encoded by the coding sequence GTGTACGAACACTTCTTCCGCCTGAAGGAGGGGCCTTTCGGGACGACCCCGGACCCTGCCTTCTTCTACCTTTCGGCGAAGCATCAGGCCGCACTGGATCATCTCGTCTATGGCGTTCGCTACCGAAGGGGATTTCTGCTGATTACGGGCGACGTTGGAACAGGAAAAACCACCCTTTGCCGCCGTCTGCTCGATCAACTCCCGGACAATACCTCGACGGCCCTTGTTCTGAATCCGCTATTTTCCGACCAACGCCAACTTCTTCGCGCGATCATGAAAGATTTCGAGGTTCCCTACGGCTCGGCTGCTTCGGCCTCGGAAGAAATCGAAGCGCTCAATCAATTTCTCCTCGAACGCAGCCGGGCGGACGGCAACGCCGTGGTCATCATCGACGAGGGCCAACATCTCTCCAACGATTCGCTTGAAATGGTTCGGCTGCTCTCCAACCTCGAAACCGAAAAGAAGAAACTTCTTCAAATCATCCTGGTCGGCCAGCCCGAACTCCGGGATCGATTGCAGGAACCGGTGCTGCGACCGCTCAACCAGCGGCTCACCGTGAAATTCCACCTTCTTCCGCTCGATCGGAACGAAACCCGCGAGTACATCTACTTCCGGCTGAAAAAGGCCGGCTCGCAGGGTGAAATCGAATTCTTTGAGCCGGCGCTCGACTTGATTTTCACGTACACGGAAGGCTATCCGCGGCGAATCAATCTGCTCTGCGAGCGGGTGCTTTTGGCGGCCTACTCCCGCGAGAGTTTCATCATCGATCGCGGCATCGTGGAGGATGCGATGCGGGACCTCGAAGGCGATCAGCCGGAGCAGAAGATTCATCTCCCCAGGCCGCGTCGGGCGTCCTGGACGATCCATGCCAAGAAAGCGGCCCGGAAGGGACTGCGATACGCCGGGGTGGGCGCGGCAGGAACGGCTTTCCTGGCCGCCGGGTTCATGGCGGGCGGCTTCTTCGAAAAAGTGGATCTGAGGTCACTGACCAGTCAGCTCCTGGGTGCAACCATCGAGACGGCATCGGCTCCGGAAGGTTCCGCCGATCCGGACCGGTCGGAGGCCGCGGGAGCGACCCCATCGGCGGATGCCGCGGCCACACCCAAGTCTGCCGAGAGAGCCGGGTGGTCGGCCACGCCCTCCGCCTTCGCGAAATCGGAACGGGTGACCCTCTCGTCCGGCCGAATCATGTCCGAGTATCTCCGCCTGTGGGGTGTGGCGTTGACTCCTCCCATGGTCGAGGCGTTGGACCGCGTGGACGTACAGGGCCTCGCCCAGCTCGAGCCGGTGCAGGCCGCCGGTCTCAGCTACCTGGAGCTTCCGTTCTCCGCCGACATCGCCAGGAAGATCGGGTACCCCTGCCTCATGAACTTGAAGGCCGACGGGGTGGCGGGAGACCGTCTTGCCTTGTTGCGCTCCGTCGAGGATAATGGATTCAGGGTGTTGGACCCGGTCTATGGAGAACGGCTCGTGGATGAAAATTCTTTGGTGCAAACATCACAGGATGTGATGATCTATCTGTGGAGGGATTATTATGAGGGGCAGGACTTCAAGAAGGACACCAGCGGTCCCTGGGTGGCTCGCCTTCAAAAGGACTTGGTCGACCTCGGCTACTACCGTGGAGTGATCACGGGATACTACGGTACGCTGACCGATCAGGCTCTTCGCGAGTTCCAGCGGCAACATGCGTTGCCGGACCATGGGGGTCCCGACGTCGTCGTCCGCATGCTGATCGCCAAAGAGCTCGGGGAAGAGGTCCCCAGTCTCTAG